The DNA window GACGACGTGGTGGAACATCCTGCCTTTCAAGGATTATCCATTCCCCTCTCCAGTTTATGGAAATAAACCCTTGCTCAACCCTCTCCGGCACTCAGCCCGATAACTATGCCCTCGCGAGCCCCGGCAGTGGGAAGAAATATAAAAAGCGTGGCGGCAATAACGAAGGTTAGGCATCAACCTAACCTTCGTCTTTTTGGTTCGGATTAACGGAAGTTAATCAGCCGCTCCCGGTATTCGGTTTTCAGATCGTGCTGCAAGTAATTGATAAACCGCTGCAAGAACACCGCCGCTTCGGCCCGGGACATGGTCTGGTTGGGCAGCACATTGCCGTAGGCATCGCCGCTGACCAACCCCATCTCGGCGGCCACGTAGATAGCATCTCTCGCCCAGTAAGGAATCTGGGCATCATCCCGGAAAGGGGTCACCGTATTCTGCAAAGGCGCCAACCGTTCAAAGCCAAGAGCTTTGATCAGGGCGGTAATGGCCTCCGCCCGGGTCACGGAGCCCTGCGGGGCAAAGCGCCCCGGGGTGACTCCCGTCATGATACCGGCTTCACTGATGGTTTTAATCGCCTGGTAAGCAGGATGGTCCGCAGGCACGTCGCTAAAAGGGGAAACCTCCGTCACCGTTTGCTGCTGCCGGAACCGTTCAAAGGGATTCACCGTTTGAGTTTGCTGCTGGGCTGCCTCCGGGCTCTGCAGGTCCGTAAGCTGCACCAGGGCATAGGCAAACTCCCCTCTGGTCATATCCAGCCGGGGTCCGAAATAATCTCCTTTGGTGGTGAAAGCCTCAAGGCTCGCTAACTGCAAAACCGGCCCTTCGGCCCAGTGATTGGCCAAGTCCCGGAAAGGAGGCACCGGCAGCCAGCGCTGGGTGGGCATGGTGGCTAACCGGGCCGCCCCCGTGCGATGCCTGCGACCCCAGCTGTCTTTCACCAAGCCGTTGCGGTCAAATTCCGGCAGGTTAGCTTCATACCGCAAAATGCCTTCTTCTTGAATGGTTTCGATGTAACCCCCGGCAAAGCTGATAGGGGTAGGCTCATTGGCATGATAGGTTAAGTCCCTGGTTTTATTGAAAGAAATATCGATACTGAAGGTACCCGCCCAGTTCTGCCGGTAAGTCTCCTCTCCCACCTGCACTTCCCCGTCAAACCGGATGGTACCGTCAATGTGCTGGGTTTCCGTGCTGCCCCAGGCATGTTCATAACCCACCGTATCGCCCCAGGTCTCGATGACCACCTGCCCCCGGTTGCCGCTGATGCTGTACGTTTTGCGGCTGGTCCAGGTACCGCTGAAATAATCCACCGCCGGCTGGGAATCCACCAGC is part of the Clostridia bacterium genome and encodes:
- a CDS encoding S-layer homology domain-containing protein → MGKYLRSFICAIILLGCAVVPAWAVELHLEEGIYNEREYQEVTFITGEPVLLTGTVQKGSGRGGRVTRGNTGSGLNTTLTYNLQSRDGTIKLTRTASYSSTAESKMDNRQTVYVTNLDRLTETITVGTQRYTLTDYQYSKSALVDSQPAVDYFSGTWTSRKTYSISGNRGQVVIETWGDTVGYEHAWGSTETQHIDGTIRFDGEVQVGEETYRQNWAGTFSIDISFNKTRDLTYHANEPTPISFAGGYIETIQEEGILRYEANLPEFDRNGLVKDSWGRRHRTGAARLATMPTQRWLPVPPFRDLANHWAEGPVLQLASLEAFTTKGDYFGPRLDMTRGEFAYALVQLTDLQSPEAAQQQTQTVNPFERFRQQQTVTEVSPFSDVPADHPAYQAIKTISEAGIMTGVTPGRFAPQGSVTRAEAITALIKALGFERLAPLQNTVTPFRDDAQIPYWARDAIYVAAEMGLVSGDAYGNVLPNQTMSRAEAAVFLQRFINYLQHDLKTEYRERLINFR